The Zavarzinella sp. sequence TCTACTTCTGCAAAATCGGTTTCGTCTGGCTGGGCCAGGTCAGCGGTAATACATACCACTTTTACCCCGTTTTCCGTGAGCCACTTGGTAACCGTGCAGGAATCCAACCCACCAGAGGAGGCAAAGGCTACCGTTTTTCCTTTCAAATCGTTCAAAGTCATGAATATTCCCAGTCTGTTTTGCAAAAAAGTGTGCAGTGCCAATGAAAATGTTAGGATATTGCACAAGGGCACCGGAAGAAAGGACTTTCAGGCATCGAAAACTATCCAGAAATCCAAATTCCAGAAAATCTGATGGAACAGATCGTTCAACAGGCACTGGATGAAAACCCCCAGGAGTGCTGTGGACTGCTCTCTGGGATTCACAGTGGCGAATCGTGGCTGGTGCAGCACTGCTTCCCACTGCGAAATGTGGCACGGAGTATGTTCCGTTATCGTGCGGATGTGCAGGAGTTATTGCAGGTCAGTCGAGAGATTCGCCGTTCTGGGGAAGTGGAACTGGTGGTCTATCATTCCCACCCCGGTTCACTCGCGGTGCCCAGTCAGACTGATTTGAAGGAAAATGGCTGGGGCACTTCGGCAATGCACTTGATTATCAGCCTTGCGGATGATTTCCCCACCTGCCGTGGCTGGTGGTTGTTGCCAGACAGTTATGTAGAAGCGAACTGGTTTGTGATCAATAATCCTTCTTACTGAACCGCCAGCAGGCCAGCCCCAGGAAAAATGCGAGCCATGCTGCGGACACACCTAATGTCCCACCCCACGTGGGACGATCCTTTTTGATAAACTTTTCTTCGATTTCCTTCTTTTGCAACTGAGATTTTGTCATCAAACCATCCTGGAGTACTTCTGTGGAAAGCTTGTCCATGTCACTCCAACGTGGGAGTGAATACATGATCGTTTCAGTGACTTTCAACCAAGTTGGTTTTACGGGTTCAGCTTCTTGTTTTTGTAACGCTTGCAAACGCTGTACA is a genomic window containing:
- a CDS encoding M67 family metallopeptidase, whose translation is MPENLMEQIVQQALDENPQECCGLLSGIHSGESWLVQHCFPLRNVARSMFRYRADVQELLQVSREIRRSGEVELVVYHSHPGSLAVPSQTDLKENGWGTSAMHLIISLADDFPTCRGWWLLPDSYVEANWFVINNPSY